In Eleginops maclovinus isolate JMC-PN-2008 ecotype Puerto Natales chromosome 10, JC_Emac_rtc_rv5, whole genome shotgun sequence, the following proteins share a genomic window:
- the LOC134871383 gene encoding receptor-type tyrosine-protein phosphatase H-like isoform X7, with product MKPLSFKIIDDFFLLCVFLSLLWGVTGTTTAASDKMMTATSPRTPTITLLTTLAATKTPPPNVQKVNVTSQNETSITLMWEKVYTNISTYFLQYDTGTNPKEKLINATVEGTSVTYQVTSLESATKYSFTLITLYNGVNSSGCSFEAVTAPPNAEGFRTVTQNETSITLRWDKVDSIHNYALGFNEKEIHVTASADPVQYTIPGLTSGTKYNFQLFTVFEGVRSTGVNLTAVTAPRRAGRFRTVTQNETSITLQWDKVDSILNYALGFNGTEINVTASADPVQHTIPGLTSGTKYNFQLFTVFEGVRSTGVDLTAVTAPRSAGGFRTVTQNETSITLRWDKVDAILNYTLGFNGKEIHVTASADSEVQHTIPGLTSGTKYNFQLFTVFEGVRSTEVDLTAVTAPRRAGGFRTVTQNENSITLRWDKVDAILNYTLEFNGKEIHVTASADPEVQYTIPGLTSGTKYNFQLFTVFEGVRSTGVDLTAVTAPRRAGGFKNVTQNETSITLQWDKVDSILNYALGFNGTEINVTASADPKVQHTIPGLTSGTKYNFQLFTVFEGVRSTGVDLTAVTAPRSAGGFRTVTQNETSITLRWDKVDAILNYTLEFNGKEIHVTASADSVQYTIPGLTSGTKYNFQLFTVFEGVRSTGVDLTAVTVPSPVGNVEVSERSVTNITLMWQRMKIDWEYLLEINGEKILQNGSMDNVSLPIKSLQPGTEYQFTVITMFSGLSSIAYKGFTVTAIDCAKETWHVTNSSIQGLVKGLFSSALASNKSTNINGSTGGSKVSFSGLYPGATYEVTLAYEKNNTQFEQCKQTVTIIPPNLIARCEYVAAGYSLSIIWNKPDGVWTSVNVNVTGKSPEILENGERSLEISGFLPARKYEVSIASVSGDVRSSDPLVFTCLTDPRGVIAGSFFGIMIFAVLVCLVVFIFLKRPDIISRKKQFISGSRQPNKKTKAIPVAKFPDHFYKLGADENRGFSQEYESLLPVGTDQTQNAATLPENKPRNRFNNVQPYDWCRVKLATPNSNGNSDYINASYMPGYSSSKEYIAAQGPLPTTVNDFWRMIWEQRVRGIVMVTNCTEGGRTKCERYWPADSKPVSHGGLIVTLRTEQQEPNWTLREFRVKNTNNSEERTVKHFHFTAWPDHGVPQGAEVLIQFRGLMRRHIDSDGAGAPTVVHCSAGVGRTGTIMALDVLLQQLEKERAVGINAFVHKMRLSRPHMVQTESQYVFLHHCIMDCLKPHENTEENIYENEDMIYANATALREFRQQRT from the exons ggCGTCACTGGGACGACCACAGCAGCATCAGACAAAATGATGACAGCAACGTCGCCACGCACACCTACAATCACTCTATTGACAACCCTTGCAGCAACAAAGACTC CTCCtccaaatgttcaaaaagtgaaTGTGACGTCACAAAATGAGACCAGTATTACTCTCATGTGGGAAAAGGTTTATACCAACATCTCAACATACTTCCTTCAATATGACACCGGAACCAATCCCAAGGAGAAATTGATCAATGCAACTGTAGAAGGGACATCAGTAACATATCAGGTTACTTCTCTGGAGAGTGCGACAAAATACAGTTTCACTCTCATCACTTTGTATAATGGAGTCAACAGCTCTGGATGCAGTTTTGAAGCTGTCACTG CTCCCCCTAATGCAGAAGGTTTCAGAACAGTTACACAAAATGAGACCAGTATAACTCTGCGGTGGGATAAAGTGGATTCAATCCACAACTACGCACTTGGGTTCAATGAAAAGGAGATTCATGTCACTGCATCAGCTGATCCTGTGCAATATACAATCCCAGGACTCACAAGTGGAACTAAATACAACTTCCAGCTCTTCACTGTGTTTGAAGGTGTCAGAAGCACTGGAGTAAACCTCACTGCAGTCACAG CTCCCCGTAGAGCAGGACGTTTCAGAACAGTTACACAAAATGAGACCAGTATAACTCTGCAGTGGGATAAAGTGGATTCAATCCTCAACTACGCACTTGGGTTCAATGGAACGGAGATTAATGTCACTGCATCAGCTGATCCTGTGCAACATACAATCCCAGGACTCACAAGTGGAACTAAATACAACTTCCAGCTCTTCACTGTGTTTGAAGGTGTCAGAAGCACTGGAGTAGACCTCACTGCAGTCACAG CTCCCCGTAGTGCAGGAGGTTTCAGAACAGTTACACAAAATGAGACCAGTATAACTCTGCGGTGGGATAAAGTGGACGCAATCCTCAACTACACACTTGGGTTCAATGGAAAGGAGATTCATGTCACTGCATCAGCTGATTCTGAAGTGCAACATACAATCCCAGGACTCACAAGTGGAACTAAATACAACTTCCAGCTCTTCACTGTGTTTGAAGGTGTCAGAAGCACTGAAGTAGACCTCACTGCAGTCACAG CTCCCCGTAGAGCAGGAGGTTTCAGAACAGTTACACAAAATGAGAACAGTATAACTCTGCGGTGGGATAAAGTGGACGCAATCCTCAACTACACACTTGAGTTCAATGGAAAGGAGATTCATGTCACTGCATCAGCTGATCCTGAAGTGCAGTATACAATCCCAGGACTCACAAGTGGAACTAAATACAACTTCCAGCTCTTCACTGTCTTTGAAGGTGTCAGAAGCACTGGAGTAGACCTCACTGCAGTCACAG CTCCCCGTAGAGCAGGAGGTTTCAAAAACGTTACACAAAATGAGACCAGTATAACTCTGCAGTGGGATAAAGTGGATTCAATCCTCAACTACGCACTTGGGTTCAATGGAACGGAGATTAATGTCACTGCATCAGCTGATCCTAAAGTGCAACATACAATCCCAGGACTCACAAGTGGAACTAAATACAACTTCCAGCTCTTCACTGTTTTTGAAGGTGTCAGAAGCACTGGAGTAGACCTCACTGCAGTCACAG CTCCCCGTAGTGCAGGAGGTTTCAGAACAGTTACACAAAATGAGACCAGTATAACTCTGCGGTGGGATAAAGTGGACGCAATCCTCAACTACACACTTGAGTTCAATGGAAAGGAGATTCATGTCACTGCATCAGCTGATTCTGTGCAATATACAATCCCAGGACTCACAAGTGGAACTAAATACAACTTCCAGCTCTTCACTGTGTTTGAAGGTGTCAGAAGCACTGGAGTAGACCTCACTGCAGTCACAG ttccCTCACCCGTGGGTAATGTCGAAGTGTCTGAACGCTCTGTGACAAACATAACCCTGATGTGGCAGAGAATGAAAATTGACTGGGAATACTTGCTTGAAATTAACGGGGaaaaaatccttcaaaatgGTTCCATGGATAATGTGTCCCTTCCAATCAAATCTCTCCAGCCTGGAACAGAGTATCAATTCACAGTCATTACTATGTTCTCTGGACTTAGCAGCATTGCTTATAAAGGCTTCACAGTAACAG CCATAGACTGTGCAAAGGAAACCTGGCATGTAACTAACTCATCGATCCAAGGACTGGTTAAAGGCTTGTTCTCAAGTGCATTAGCCAGTAACAAATCAACCAACATAAATGGCAGTACTGGAGGTAGCAAAGTGTCATTTTCTGGACTTTACCCTGGCGCGACTTATGAGGTGACCCTTGcctatgagaaaaataacacgCAATTTGAGCAATGTAAACAGACTGTGACAATCA ttCCTCCTAATTTAATAGCTCGCTGTGAGTACGTGGCAGCAGGCTATTCTTTGTCTATCATCTGGAATAAACCAGATGGTGTCTGGACTTCAGTGAATGTGAACGTGACCGGGAAGTCTCCCGAAATTCTTGAAAATGGGGAACGGTCGCTGGAAATTTCTGGATTCCTACCTGCCAGAAAATATGAGGTGTCAATAGCTTCAGTGTCTGGGGATGTAAGAAGTTCTGATCCATTAGTTTTTACGTGTCTTACTGATCCAAGGG GAGTAATTGCTGGGTCATTCTTTGGGATTATGATTTTTGCTGTCTTGGTCTGTCTGGTTGTCTTCATTTTTCTAAAAAGACCGGATATTATCAG CCGGAAAAAACAGTTTATTAGTGGTTCCAGACAACCCAATAAAAAGACTAA aGCTATTCCTGTTGCAAAGTTTCCAGACCATTTCTACAAATTGGGCGCGGATGAGAACAGAGGTTTCAGCCAGGAGTATGAG AGCCTCCTGCCTGTTGGCACCGACCAAACACAAAATGCAGCCACTCTACCCGAGAACAAACCGAGGAATCGTTTCAATAATGTTCAGCCAT ATGACTGGTGTAGGGTGAAACTAGCTACTCCCAATTCCAATGGAAACTCTGACTACATCAACGCCAGTTACATGCCG ggttacagcagcagcaaagagtACATTGCCGCTCAGGGTCCTCTGCCCACAACAGTCAATGATTTCTGGAGGATGATCTGGGAACAACGAGTGAGGGGCATCGTTATGGTAACCAATTGCACTGAAGGAGGAAGG ACTAAGTGTGAACGGTACTGGCCTGCAGACAGTAAGCCTGTGTCTCACGGAGGGCTGATAGTAACCCTTAGGACTGAGCAGCAGGAGCCCAACTGGACATTGAGGGAATTTAGggtgaaaaat ACAAACAACTCAGAGGAGCGTACAGTGAAACATTTTCACTTCACTGCCTGGCCTGACCACGGAGTCCCTCAGGGTGCAGAAGTGCTGATCCAGTTCAGAGGACTGATGAGACGGCACATAGACAGCGATGGTGCTGGAGCACCAACTGTGGTTCACTGCAG tGCTGGAGTGGGGAGGACAGGCACTATCATGGCCTTGGATGTGCTGCTTCAGCAGCTAGAGAAAGAAAGAGCGGTGGGCATCAATGCCTTTGTGCACAAGATGAGACTGAGTCGCCCACACATGGTGCAAACTGAG TCTCAGTATGTGTTCTTGCACCATTGCATCATGGACTGCCTGAAGCCACATGAGAACACAGAAGAGAACATCTATGAGAATGAAGACATGATATACGCCAACGCCACTGCACTGCGAGAGTTTCGTCAACAAAGAACTTAA
- the LOC134871383 gene encoding receptor-type tyrosine-protein phosphatase H-like isoform X1 has product MKPLSFKIIDDFFLLCVFLSLLWGVTGTTTAASDKMMTATSPRTPTITLLTTLAATKTPPPNVQKVNVTSQNETSITLMWEKVYTNISTYFLQYDTGTNPKEKLINATVEGTSVTYQVTSLESATKYSFTLITLYNGVNSSGCSFEAVTAPPNAEGFRTVTQNETSITLRWDKVDSIHNYALGFNEKEIHVTASADPVQYTIPGLTSGTKYNFQLFTVFEGVRSTGVNLTAVTAPRRAGRFRTVTQNETSITLQWDKVDSILNYALGFNGTEINVTASADPVQHTIPGLTSGTKYNFQLFTVFEGVRSTGVDLTAVTAPRSAGGFRTVTQNETSITLRWDKVDAILNYTLGFNGKEIHVTASADSEVQHTIPGLTSGTKYNFQLFTVFEGVRSTEVDLTAVTAPRRAGGFRTVTQNENSITLRWDKVDAILNYTLEFNGKEIHVTASADPEVQYTIPGLTSGTKYNFQLFTVFEGVRSTGVDLTAVTAPRRAGGFKNVTQNETSITLQWDKVDSILNYALGFNGTEINVTASADPKVQHTIPGLTSGTKYNFQLFTVFEGVRSTGVDLTAVTAPRSAGGFRTVTQNETSITLRWDKVDAILNYTLEFNGKEIHVTASADSVQYTIPGLTSGTKYNFQLFTVFEGVRSTGVDLTAVTAPRNTEEFKSVGQNETSITLQWNNLNKIFEYTLVLNETEILIAASEQPQLTHTISQLTSGTKYELRLFTVFENVNSTGVNYTAVTAPRNTEQFKSVGQNETSITLQWQKVDAILNYTLVFNESMINVSASEGLDKVKYAISDLASGTKYNFNLVTVFENVKSTGVNYTSHTVPSPVGNVEVSERSVTNITLMWQRMKIDWEYLLEINGEKILQNGSMDNVSLPIKSLQPGTEYQFTVITMFSGLSSIAYKGFTVTAIDCAKETWHVTNSSIQGLVKGLFSSALASNKSTNINGSTGGSKVSFSGLYPGATYEVTLAYEKNNTQFEQCKQTVTIIPPNLIARCEYVAAGYSLSIIWNKPDGVWTSVNVNVTGKSPEILENGERSLEISGFLPARKYEVSIASVSGDVRSSDPLVFTCLTDPRGVIAGSFFGIMIFAVLVCLVVFIFLKRPDIISRKKQFISGSRQPNKKTKAIPVAKFPDHFYKLGADENRGFSQEYESLLPVGTDQTQNAATLPENKPRNRFNNVQPYDWCRVKLATPNSNGNSDYINASYMPGYSSSKEYIAAQGPLPTTVNDFWRMIWEQRVRGIVMVTNCTEGGRTKCERYWPADSKPVSHGGLIVTLRTEQQEPNWTLREFRVKNTNNSEERTVKHFHFTAWPDHGVPQGAEVLIQFRGLMRRHIDSDGAGAPTVVHCSAGVGRTGTIMALDVLLQQLEKERAVGINAFVHKMRLSRPHMVQTESQYVFLHHCIMDCLKPHENTEENIYENEDMIYANATALREFRQQRT; this is encoded by the exons ggCGTCACTGGGACGACCACAGCAGCATCAGACAAAATGATGACAGCAACGTCGCCACGCACACCTACAATCACTCTATTGACAACCCTTGCAGCAACAAAGACTC CTCCtccaaatgttcaaaaagtgaaTGTGACGTCACAAAATGAGACCAGTATTACTCTCATGTGGGAAAAGGTTTATACCAACATCTCAACATACTTCCTTCAATATGACACCGGAACCAATCCCAAGGAGAAATTGATCAATGCAACTGTAGAAGGGACATCAGTAACATATCAGGTTACTTCTCTGGAGAGTGCGACAAAATACAGTTTCACTCTCATCACTTTGTATAATGGAGTCAACAGCTCTGGATGCAGTTTTGAAGCTGTCACTG CTCCCCCTAATGCAGAAGGTTTCAGAACAGTTACACAAAATGAGACCAGTATAACTCTGCGGTGGGATAAAGTGGATTCAATCCACAACTACGCACTTGGGTTCAATGAAAAGGAGATTCATGTCACTGCATCAGCTGATCCTGTGCAATATACAATCCCAGGACTCACAAGTGGAACTAAATACAACTTCCAGCTCTTCACTGTGTTTGAAGGTGTCAGAAGCACTGGAGTAAACCTCACTGCAGTCACAG CTCCCCGTAGAGCAGGACGTTTCAGAACAGTTACACAAAATGAGACCAGTATAACTCTGCAGTGGGATAAAGTGGATTCAATCCTCAACTACGCACTTGGGTTCAATGGAACGGAGATTAATGTCACTGCATCAGCTGATCCTGTGCAACATACAATCCCAGGACTCACAAGTGGAACTAAATACAACTTCCAGCTCTTCACTGTGTTTGAAGGTGTCAGAAGCACTGGAGTAGACCTCACTGCAGTCACAG CTCCCCGTAGTGCAGGAGGTTTCAGAACAGTTACACAAAATGAGACCAGTATAACTCTGCGGTGGGATAAAGTGGACGCAATCCTCAACTACACACTTGGGTTCAATGGAAAGGAGATTCATGTCACTGCATCAGCTGATTCTGAAGTGCAACATACAATCCCAGGACTCACAAGTGGAACTAAATACAACTTCCAGCTCTTCACTGTGTTTGAAGGTGTCAGAAGCACTGAAGTAGACCTCACTGCAGTCACAG CTCCCCGTAGAGCAGGAGGTTTCAGAACAGTTACACAAAATGAGAACAGTATAACTCTGCGGTGGGATAAAGTGGACGCAATCCTCAACTACACACTTGAGTTCAATGGAAAGGAGATTCATGTCACTGCATCAGCTGATCCTGAAGTGCAGTATACAATCCCAGGACTCACAAGTGGAACTAAATACAACTTCCAGCTCTTCACTGTCTTTGAAGGTGTCAGAAGCACTGGAGTAGACCTCACTGCAGTCACAG CTCCCCGTAGAGCAGGAGGTTTCAAAAACGTTACACAAAATGAGACCAGTATAACTCTGCAGTGGGATAAAGTGGATTCAATCCTCAACTACGCACTTGGGTTCAATGGAACGGAGATTAATGTCACTGCATCAGCTGATCCTAAAGTGCAACATACAATCCCAGGACTCACAAGTGGAACTAAATACAACTTCCAGCTCTTCACTGTTTTTGAAGGTGTCAGAAGCACTGGAGTAGACCTCACTGCAGTCACAG CTCCCCGTAGTGCAGGAGGTTTCAGAACAGTTACACAAAATGAGACCAGTATAACTCTGCGGTGGGATAAAGTGGACGCAATCCTCAACTACACACTTGAGTTCAATGGAAAGGAGATTCATGTCACTGCATCAGCTGATTCTGTGCAATATACAATCCCAGGACTCACAAGTGGAACTAAATACAACTTCCAGCTCTTCACTGTGTTTGAAGGTGTCAGAAGCACTGGAGTAGACCTCACTGCAGTCACAG CTCCTCGTAACACAGAAGAGTTCAAATCAGTTGGACAAAATGAGACCAGTATAACTCTGCAGTGGAACAACTTGAATAAGATCTTTGAGTATACGCTAGTGCTTAATGAAACAGAGATATTAATCGCTGCATCAGAGCAACCTCAATTgacacacacaatctcacaaCTCACAAGTGGGACTAAATATGAATTGCGTCTCTTCACCGTATTTGAAAATGTCAATAGCACTGGAGTCAACTACACTGCAGTCACAG CTCCCCGTAACACAGAACAGTTCAAATCAGTTGGACAAAATGAGACCAGTATAACTCTGCAGTGGCAGAAAGTGGATGCAATCCTCAATTATACACTTGTATTTAATGAGAGCATGATAAATGTCTCTGCATCTGAGGGACTTGACAAAGTGAAATATGCAATCTCAGACCTCGCAAGTGGGACTAAATACAATTTCAATCTCGTCACtgtatttgaaaatgtcaaaagcaCTGGAGTCAATTACACTTCTCACACTG ttccCTCACCCGTGGGTAATGTCGAAGTGTCTGAACGCTCTGTGACAAACATAACCCTGATGTGGCAGAGAATGAAAATTGACTGGGAATACTTGCTTGAAATTAACGGGGaaaaaatccttcaaaatgGTTCCATGGATAATGTGTCCCTTCCAATCAAATCTCTCCAGCCTGGAACAGAGTATCAATTCACAGTCATTACTATGTTCTCTGGACTTAGCAGCATTGCTTATAAAGGCTTCACAGTAACAG CCATAGACTGTGCAAAGGAAACCTGGCATGTAACTAACTCATCGATCCAAGGACTGGTTAAAGGCTTGTTCTCAAGTGCATTAGCCAGTAACAAATCAACCAACATAAATGGCAGTACTGGAGGTAGCAAAGTGTCATTTTCTGGACTTTACCCTGGCGCGACTTATGAGGTGACCCTTGcctatgagaaaaataacacgCAATTTGAGCAATGTAAACAGACTGTGACAATCA ttCCTCCTAATTTAATAGCTCGCTGTGAGTACGTGGCAGCAGGCTATTCTTTGTCTATCATCTGGAATAAACCAGATGGTGTCTGGACTTCAGTGAATGTGAACGTGACCGGGAAGTCTCCCGAAATTCTTGAAAATGGGGAACGGTCGCTGGAAATTTCTGGATTCCTACCTGCCAGAAAATATGAGGTGTCAATAGCTTCAGTGTCTGGGGATGTAAGAAGTTCTGATCCATTAGTTTTTACGTGTCTTACTGATCCAAGGG GAGTAATTGCTGGGTCATTCTTTGGGATTATGATTTTTGCTGTCTTGGTCTGTCTGGTTGTCTTCATTTTTCTAAAAAGACCGGATATTATCAG CCGGAAAAAACAGTTTATTAGTGGTTCCAGACAACCCAATAAAAAGACTAA aGCTATTCCTGTTGCAAAGTTTCCAGACCATTTCTACAAATTGGGCGCGGATGAGAACAGAGGTTTCAGCCAGGAGTATGAG AGCCTCCTGCCTGTTGGCACCGACCAAACACAAAATGCAGCCACTCTACCCGAGAACAAACCGAGGAATCGTTTCAATAATGTTCAGCCAT ATGACTGGTGTAGGGTGAAACTAGCTACTCCCAATTCCAATGGAAACTCTGACTACATCAACGCCAGTTACATGCCG ggttacagcagcagcaaagagtACATTGCCGCTCAGGGTCCTCTGCCCACAACAGTCAATGATTTCTGGAGGATGATCTGGGAACAACGAGTGAGGGGCATCGTTATGGTAACCAATTGCACTGAAGGAGGAAGG ACTAAGTGTGAACGGTACTGGCCTGCAGACAGTAAGCCTGTGTCTCACGGAGGGCTGATAGTAACCCTTAGGACTGAGCAGCAGGAGCCCAACTGGACATTGAGGGAATTTAGggtgaaaaat ACAAACAACTCAGAGGAGCGTACAGTGAAACATTTTCACTTCACTGCCTGGCCTGACCACGGAGTCCCTCAGGGTGCAGAAGTGCTGATCCAGTTCAGAGGACTGATGAGACGGCACATAGACAGCGATGGTGCTGGAGCACCAACTGTGGTTCACTGCAG tGCTGGAGTGGGGAGGACAGGCACTATCATGGCCTTGGATGTGCTGCTTCAGCAGCTAGAGAAAGAAAGAGCGGTGGGCATCAATGCCTTTGTGCACAAGATGAGACTGAGTCGCCCACACATGGTGCAAACTGAG TCTCAGTATGTGTTCTTGCACCATTGCATCATGGACTGCCTGAAGCCACATGAGAACACAGAAGAGAACATCTATGAGAATGAAGACATGATATACGCCAACGCCACTGCACTGCGAGAGTTTCGTCAACAAAGAACTTAA